In Kwoniella dendrophila CBS 6074 chromosome 7, complete sequence, the following proteins share a genomic window:
- a CDS encoding magnesium-dependent phosphatase-1: MPRKSRVVTPEPVGGYRELSEEDPDAWPLLVAFDLDYTLWDLWIDTHTSPPIKRKGDVLNQLVDRRGQDLSFYREVPSILAELKRRRIHIAAASRTSAPELAREALGMLLLPDQEGGDHIRAITYFNTMEIYPGSKLRHFKEIHRKTGIPYDQMLFFDDEHRNYEVESLGVTMQLVPPSGTDRKLWNDGLTLWRKRRGIKVIPNK; encoded by the exons ATGCCTAGGAAAAGTAGAGTTGTGACGCCTGAACCTGTAGGAGGGTATAGAGAATTGTCAGAAGAGGATCCTGACGCTTGGCCTTTATTAGTTGCTTTTGATTTGGA CTATACGTTATGGGATCTATGGATAGAT ACGCATACAAGTCCGCCGATTAAAAGAAAGGGTGATGTGTTGAATCAGTTGGTCGACCG TCGAGGGCAAGATTTATCTTTCTATCGAGAAGTACCTTCTATACTGGCTGAACTGAAAAGGCGAAGAATACATATAGCAGCAGCTTCAAGAACTAGTGCACCTGAATT AGCTCGAGAAGCATTAGGAATGTTATTGTTACCTGATCAAGAAGGAGGGGATCATATAAGGGCAATAACGTATTTCAATACG ATGGAAATTTACCCTG GCTCGAAATTAAGGCATTTTAAGGAGATACATAGAAAAACTGGTATACCATATGATCAAATG TTATTCTTCGATGATGAACATAGAAACTACGAAGTTGAATCTTTGGGCGTAACGATGCAACTCGTACCTCCAAGTGGAACTGATAGGAAATTGTGGAATGACGGATTGACCTTATGGAGGAAAAGAAGGGGAATCAAAGTTATACCGAATAAATAG
- a CDS encoding phosphomethylpyrimidine kinase: protein MAPSKLSLESRKKHHILTIAGSDSSGGAGIQADLKTIEAFGCYGSSVLTGLTAQNTQGVQAVHEVPAEFVVQQLKSVISDDIPTCIKIGMLTNASIIKSIAKELKNLNTINILDPVMISTSGHTLLPEDAIEALKELYPSINHFTPNIPEAIKLTNYSKLKSKFNSTSNGSNNVNNNLNLEEMILLAKETNLKTGAFTVLLKGGHSSIKRQELLNLKGKYKIIWEQSDEDSDDIEVLSLFSKYIEIQQQQHQDNLVVDILVNKGEIQCLFVNKKIESKNTHGTGCTLSTAIACTYATESREGPDDWNFRMFKRAIAYTQSAIASATPFGQGHGPLNHSHLSVKRTLPPPTKHNPHPFLSHLIQSNLPLWKSYVQHPFVVQLGKGTLPRECFEHYIKQDYHYLKHYARAHALGAYKADSFEDISAFTDIASHVARESQMHVAYCESFGITLEELEKTPESAPCAAYARYVIDVGTQGDLLDLYMSVASCLVGYGEVGLWLKKQVDKGEAVLEGNLYKRWMEDYSGKDFLNAVERGIENLERRVAENPPSETRLTQLTHIWHECVRLESAFWEMGLKLQK from the exons ATGGCTCCTTCGAAATTATCGCTTGAGAGTAGGAAGAAACATCATATCTTGACTATCGCAG GAAGTGATTCAAGCGGTGGTGCAGGTATacag GCTGATTTGAAAACGATAGAAGCTTTCGGATGTTATGGTTCATCAGTTTTAACTGGATTAACAGCTCAAAATACACAAGGTGTTCAAGCTGTACATGAAGTTCCAGCAGAATTTGTAGTTCAgcag TTAAAATCAGTAATCTCAGATGATATACCAACATGTATAAAAATAGGAATGCTTACAAATGCATCAATTATAAAATCAATagcaaaagaattaaaaaatTTAAATACAATTAATATTTTAGATCCAGTTATGATTTCAACTTCTGGACATacattattacctgaagatgcaATTGAAGcattaaaagaattatatccttcaataaatcattttACACCAAATATACCTGAAGCTATTAAACTTACAAATTATTcaaaattaaaatcaaaattcaactCTACCTCTAATGGTAGCAATAATGTCAACAACAATTTAAACTTGGAAGAAATGATATTATTAGCAAAAGAAACTAATTTAAAAACTGGAGCATTTACAGTTTTATTAAAAGGTGGACATTCATCTATTAAACGtcaagaattattaaatttaAAAGGAAAATATAAAATAATTTGGGAAcaaagtgatgaagattcagatgatattgaagtattatcattattttcaaaatatattgaaattcaacaacaacaacaccaaGATAATTTAGTGGTTGATATTTTAgttaataaaggtgaaattcaATGCTTATTTGTAAATAAAAAGATTGAGAGTAAAAATACACATGGTACTGGATGTACTTTAAGTACTGCTATAGCTTGTACATACGCTACTGAATCAAGAGAAGGTCCAG ATGATTGGAATTTTAGAATGTTCAAAAGAGCTATAGCGTATACTCAATCAGCAATCGCTTCAGCGACACCATTTGGACAAGGTCATGGACCTTTAAATCATTCCCATCTTAGTGTAAAACGAACATTACCACC ACCAACCAAACATAATCCTCATCCTTTCTTATCGCACTTGATACAGTCGAATTTACCATTATGGAAATCATAT GTACAACATCCCTTTGTAGTCCAACTTGGAAAAGGTACATTACCTCGAGAATGCTTCGAGCATTACATCAAGCaggattatcattacctGAAGCATT ACGCACGTGCACATGCATTGGGAGCATACAAAGCCGattcatttgaagatatatcagcttttacCGATATTGCTTCTCACGTAGCTAGAGAATCTCAAATGCATGTAGCT TATTGCGAATCATTTGGAATaacattagaagaattagaaaaaacACCTGAATCAGCACCATGTGCAGCATATGCAAGATATGTTATAGATGTAGGTACacaaggtgatttattagatttatacATGTCTGTTGCATCTTGTTTAGTTGGTTATGGTGAAGTTGGTTTATGGTTAAAGAAACAGGTcgataaaggtgaagctgtTTTGGAAGGTAATTTGTATAAAAGATGGATGGAAGATTATAGTGGGAAAGATTTCTTAAATGCTGTTGAAAGAGGTATAG AAAACCTAGAACGTAGAGTAGCAGAAAATCCACCATCAGAAACAAGATTAACTCAATTAACTCATATATGGCATGAATGCGTTAGATTAGAAAGTGCTTTTTGGGAAATGGGTTtgaaattacaaaaataG
- a CDS encoding L-aminoadipate-semialdehyde dehydrogenase — translation MAATQLSPEEVKQRLDRWSKRLGTIPSLALPTDYPRPTPAKLVEATQTLPIPSNLAPVLGKLTYEYSTLFPSSALPTPYHILLTSFAILLFKYTPDPSMVICTSIHGTSQPLLLKLDIAIENTFFDILRQIMEREKESLKDNLPINNLVEHLKPEGPLYRVRFFDSTQEIQSDSSTSLSTDLTLFLLSSPTDIPITRSAIAPLYLKLAYNSLLFTQSRISSLLESLLQLLSSAASKDPSHPTGSLPIRTNQQSLALPDPTADLDWCGFVGAIPDIFSKNAKAHPDRICVVQSELAEGQTIMDGPSRGRRTFTYKQIDQASNVVAHALLKNGLQREEVVMVYAARSVEMVVCVMGILKAGGVFSVVDPAYPPSRQNVYLSVSTPRALLIISSAGVLAPLVSDYIKENLNLRLLVPAIALTEKGVTGSRSGEEDILSPYQQHAQTPAGVVLGPDSPATLSFTSGSTGIPKGVKGRHYSLTHFFPWMGQRFGLNETSKYTMLSGIAHDPIQRDMFTPLFLGAQLHVPTADDIGTPGRLAEWMADSEVTVTHLTPAMGQLLSAQATRQIPTLKNAFFVGDVLTKRDCTRLQALAKNVCIINMYGTTETQRAVSYFAIPSVNEDISFLSTQKDLIPAGQGMIDVQLLVVNRTDRNIPCAVGEMGEIYVRSGGLAEGYLDPAATAEKFVPNWFGANVEREDTLVKTNPEAAKHWFGIRDRMYRSGDLGRYLPDGRVECTGRADDQIKIRGFRIELGEIDTHLSRHPLVRENVTLVRRDKDEEKVLVSYFVPIDGDDLDGLMSASEANGDDDAQDLKTEMVKGVKKYRRLIKDIREHLKKKLPSYSVPAVYFPLRKLPLNPNGKIDKPALPFPDTSLLAPAPAANADLNPTQKTIHDIWLRLLPSPPPQVALDENFFDMGGHSILATRLIFEIRKTFVVNAPLGLVFDKPTIAGQAAEIDALRNADLAGADSDNKEVAAEVDYAADVDVLVKELPEKFEPLPSDFNDKKITVFLTGATGYLGAFILKDLLSRRVAKVICLVRAKSADQGLQRLRDSGEGRGVWDENWVKDGKVEAVVGDLSEDKFGLSSKEWERISLEADSVLHNGAIVHWVYPYPKLRSANVLSTLTCLKLCSTPSNKPSKQFSFVSSTAVMDNEEFVRKADELVSLGGQGILESDDLNDGKKGLEGGYGQTKWVCEKLIMEAAKRGLSGWTVRPGYILGDSKTAVTNTDDFIWRMVKGCLQLGLIPDINNTLNVCPVDHVALLASLSTFSQLPSSSEGESSSFAIAQVTGHPKIRFNDLLNSLSIYGYKVKKVEYVLWRTKLEQHVLETQDNALFPLLHFVLDDLPTSTKSAEMDDQNAQLLATSNDENPTSGVNEDRIGLYLSWLIKAEFLNPPTEKGEKSLPELKGQAMKAIGRTTAGN, via the exons ATGGCAGCTACTCAACTATCACCCGAGGAAGTCAAACAGAGACTCGATAGATGGTCTAAACGATTGGGTACTATACCTAGTTTGGCTTTGCCAACGGATTATCCAAGACCAA CACCTGCCAAATTAGTCGAAGCTACTCAAACATTACCTATCCCATCAAATCTCGCACCAGTTTTGGGTAAACTCACTTATGaatattcaacattatttccatcttcagcattaccTACACCGTATCATATTCTATTAACTTCATTTGCTATATTATTATTCAAATATAcacctgatccatcaatGGTAATATGTACATCTATACATGGTACATCACaaccattattattaaaaTTAGATATCGCAATTGAGAATACTTTTTTCGATATTTTAAGACAAATTATGGAACGTGAAAAAGAATCTttaaaagataatttaccaataAATAATTTAGTTGAACATTTAAAACCTGAAGGTCCATTATATAGAGTTAGATTTTTTGATTCAACACAAGAAATTCAATCagattcttcaacatctttatcaacagatttaactttattCTTGTTATCTTCTCCTACAGATATACCTATAACTAGATCTGCAATTGCACCATTATATTTAAAATTAGCATATAATTCTTTATTATTTACACAATCaagaatttcttctttattagaATCTTTATTACAGTTATTATCTTCTGCTGCATCAAAAGATCCTTCACATCCCACTGGATCGTTGCCTATAAGaacaaatcaacaatcattagctttacctgatcctACAGCAGATTTAGATTGGTGTGGTTTTGTAGGAGCAATTCCAGATATTTTCTCTAAAAACGCTAAAGCTCATCCAGATAGAATATGTGTAGTTCAAagtgaattagctgaaggtcAAACTATTATGGATGGTCCTtcaagaggtagaagaacTTTTACGTATAaacaaattgatcaagcttCTAATGTAGTTGCTCATGCTTTACTGAAAAATGGTTTGCAAAGAGAAGAAGTCGTAATGGTTTACGCTGCCAGAAGTGTTGAAATGGTAGTTTGTGTCATGGGTATTCTCAAAGCTGGAGGTGTTTTCTCAGTTGTCG ATCCTGCTTATCCACCATCCAGACAGAATGTCTATCTATCGGTATCAACTCCTAGAGCATTACTCATCATCTCAAGTGCTGGTGTATTAGCACCATTAGTTTCAGATTATATCAAAGAAAACCTCAATTTACGTCTTCTGGTTCCAGCTATTGCATTGACAGAAAAAGGTGTAACAGGTTCCAGgtcaggtgaagaagatatccTATCACCATACCAACAACATGCTCAAACTCCTGCAGGAGTCGTACTTGGTCCAGATTCTCCAGctactttatcttttactTCAGGTAGTACAGGTATTCCAAAAGGTGTCAAAGGTAGACATTATAGTTTAACTCATTTCTTCCCCTGGATGGGTCAAAGATTCGGTTTGAATGAAACTTCAAAATATACAATGTTGAGTGGTATTGCTCATGATCCAATTCAAAGAGATA TGTTTACTCCTCTTTTCTTGGGTGCTCAACTCCATGTACCTACTGCTGATGATATCGGTACACCTGGTCGATTGGCTGAATGGATGGCCGATAGTGAAGTAACTGTCACCCACTTGACTCCTG CTATGGGTCAACTACTCTCTGCTCAAGCCACAAGACAAATTCCTACTCTCAAAAACGCATTTTTCGTTGGCGATGTTCTCACCAAACGAGATTGTACCAGACTTCAAGCTCTTGCCAAGAATGtctgtatcatcaatatgTACGGTACCACCGAAACTCAACGAGCTGTATCATATTTCGCCATTCCTAGTGTGAACGAAGATATTTCCTTCTTATCCACtcaaaaagatttgattCCAGCTGGTCAAGGTATGATCGATGTTCAACTGCTTGTAGTCAACAGAACCGACCGAAATATCCCTTGTGCAGTAGGTGAAATGGGAGAAATTTACGTTAGgtcaggtggtttagctgaaGGATACCTTGATCCAGCTGCTACAGCTGAGAAATTCGTCCCTAATTGGTTTGGCGCAAatgttgaaagagaagatacATTAGTCAAGACGAATcctgaagctgctaaacACTGGTTTGGTATTAGAGATAGAATGTATCGATCtggtgatttaggtagaTACCTTCCCGATGGAAGAGTGGAATGTACCGGTAGAGCAGATGATCAGATCAAGATTAGAGGTTTCAgaattgaattaggtgaaattgatacACATCTTTCAAGACATCCTTTAGTACGAGAAAATGTTACTCTCGTtagaagagataaagatgaagagaaagtttTGGTATCTTATTTCGTTCCTATTGATggagatgatttagatggtcTAATGAGCGCATCAGAAGCCAacggtgatgatgatgctcAAGATCTCAAAACTGAAATGGTGAAAGGTGTCAAGAAATATAGACGATTGATTAAGGATATTAGAGAACATCTTAAAAAGAAATTACCATCTTATTCAGTTCCAGCAGTCTACTTCCCATTAAGAAAACTTCCATTAAATCCTAATGGTAAAATCGATAAACCGGCTTTACCTTTCCCTGATACTTCTCTTTTAGCTCCTGCACCTGCCGCCAACGCTGATTTAAATCCAACTCAAAAGACAATCCACGATATCTGGCTCAGACTATTACCTTCTCCTCCACCTCAAGTAGCTCTAGACGAAAACTTCTTTGACATGGGTGGTCATTCTATCTTAGCTACTAGATTGATTTTcgaaattagaaaaacatTCGTCGTCAATGCTCCTTTAGGTTTAGTTTTCGATAAACCTACTATCGCTGGACAAGCTGCTGAAATTGATGCTCTTAGAAACGCTGATCTTGCAGGTGCAGATTCAGATAACAAAGAAGTTGCAGCGGAAGTTGATTATGCTGCAGATGTCGATGTTCTCGTCaaagaattacctgaaaaattcgaacctttaccttcagatttCAACGATAAAAAAATTACAGTATTTTTGACTGGTGCTACAGGTTATTTAGGTGCCTTTATCCTTAAAGATTTGTTATCAAGACGTGTAGCCAAGGTTATATGTTTAGTCAGAGCTAAATCTGCTGATCAAGGATTACAGAGATTAAGAGATAGTGGTGAAGGTAGAGGAGTATGGGATGAGAATTGGGTCAAAGATGGAaaagttgaagctgttgttggagatttatctgaagataaatttggattatcatctaaagaatgggaaagaaTTTCTTTAGAAGCTGATTCAGTTTTACATAATGGAGCAATTGTACATTGGGTTTATCCATATCCAAAATTAAGATCAGCCAATgttttatcaactttaacttGTTTAAAATTATGTTCAACACCATCGaataaaccatcaaaacaatttAGTTTTGTTTCATCAACTGCTGTTATGgataatgaagaatttgTTAGAAAAGCAGATGAATTAGTTTCTTTAGGTGGTCAAGGTATTTTagaatcagatgatttaaatgatggtaaaaaaggtcTAGAAGGTGGTTATGGTCAAACTAAATGGGTTTGTGAAAAATTAATCATGGAAGCTGCTAAAAGAGGTTTATCAGGTTGGACTGTAAGACCAGGTTatattttaggtgattcaaAGACTGCTG TCACAAATACCGATGATTTCATTTGGAGAATGGTTAAAGGATGTCTTCAATTAGGACTTATACCAGATATTAATAATACATTAAATGTTTGTCCAGTTGATCACGTAGCATTATtagcatcattatcaactttttcacaattaccttcttcttcagaaggggaatcttcttcatttgcTATAGCACAAGTAACTGGACATCcaaaaattagatttaatgatttattaaattctttatcaatttatggatataaagttaaaaaagttgaatatgtATTATGGAGAACAAAATTAGAACAACATGTTTTAGAAACTCAAGATAATGCATTATTCCCATTGTTACATTttgttttagatgatttacctacatcaacaaaatctGCTGAAATGGATGATCAAAATGCACAATTATTAGCTacatcaaatgatgaaaatccaACTTCAGGTGTAAATGAAGATAGAATTGGATTATATTTATCTTGGTTaattaaagctgaattttTAAATCCACCaacagaaaaaggtgaaaaatctTTACCGGAATTAAAAGGTCAAGCTATGAAAGCTATTGGTAGAACTACTGCAGGTAATTGA